In Spea bombifrons isolate aSpeBom1 chromosome 9, aSpeBom1.2.pri, whole genome shotgun sequence, the genomic stretch cacactaacatacccacacacacatactaacctatccaaagacacatgtttacacactaacatacccacacacacacatactaacctatccaaagacacatgttcacacactaacatacccacacacacacatactaacctacccaaagacacatgttcacacactaacatacccacacacacatactaacctatccaaagacacatgtttacacactaacatacccagacacacacacacatactaacctacccaaagacacatgtttacacactaacatacccagacacacacatactaacctacccaaagacacatgtttacacactaacatacccaggcacacacatactaacctacccaaagacacatgttcaaaCACTAAcattcccacacacacacacatactaacctatccaaagacacatgtttacacactaacatacccagacacacacatactaacctacccaaagacacatgtttacacactaacatacccaggcacacacataCTAAGCTACCCAAAGACGCATGttcaaacactaacatacccagacacacacatactaacctacccaaagacacatgtttacacactaacatacccagacacacatactaacctaaccaaagacacatgttcaaacactaacatacccacacacacatactaacctatccaaagacacatgttcacacactaacatacccagacacacatactaacctatccaaagacacatgtttacacactaacatacccagacacacacacacatactaacctacccaaagacacatgtttacacactaacatacccagacacacacatactaacctacccaaagacacatgtttacacactaacatacccaggcacacacatactaacctacccaaagacacatgtttacacactaacatacccacacacacatactaacctaCCCAAAGACGCATGttcaaacactaacatacccagacacacacacatactaacctaCCCAAAGACAcgtttacacactaacatacccagacacacacatactaacctaCCCAAAGACAcgtttacacactaacatacccagacacacatactaacctaCCCAAAGACAcgtttacacactaacatacccagacacacacatactaacctacccaaagacacatgttcaaacactaacatacccagacacacacatactaacctaaccaaagacacatgtttacacactaacatacccagacacacacatactaacctacccaaagacacatattcacacactaacatacccacacacacatactaacctaTCCAAAGACAGAtgtttacacactaacatacccagacacacatactaacctaCCCAGACACATGttcaaacactaacatacccagacacacacatactaacctaaccaaagacacatgttcaaacactaacatacccagacacacacacgcactaacCTACCCAAAGacatatgttcacacactaacatacccagacacacacatactaacctaaccaaagacacatgttcactcactaacatacccacacacacacatactaacctacccaaagacacatgttcacacacacacatactaacctacccaaagacacatgttcacacactaaaataccccccacacataataatatacccagacactcacacatacccaaagacatgtTGACACACATCAGCTTCCCCAtccctcattaatggtgtccagagaaggctttaaattgcatgagagtctcaatgggttaattttttttttttagaatgtatttatttttttaactgcatAGACACGCGATAGGGCGTTGGGCGCGTTCTTATTTTTGCACAAAACAATTTGGCCGAGCGTTTTGGTCTCAGAGGAAACTGGCGAGTCGCGCGTGTTTCGGCAAATTAAAAAGCCAGCGTAGAGCTGCATTGAACCACCTCTAACCCAAACACAACATCGTTGCTGTGCCATTTCGGCATCTTAATAGGGCAcctttattattaaatgattcATTCGTTATCGCCATAGAATGTCTTTAAACTTTAAGAACGAAGCAGTAAAATGACCGATCTGATACGTTTTTTTGGATTAGCACACTAGTGTTTTTTtcgtaagtggaacagcacctttaatagcacaaaaatcacaaaaacagTAACTAGGAATCCAAACTAAGTGTTCTGTGGATCCCAGCATGAACCTGATCTTCTCCTTCGTACAGGTGGCTCGTGATGTGAGATTTGGAGTCTTTGTGACTTATTTTACAGAAGATGGCGAGGTTCTGGGTTCGTGGTAATGGATTTGTGTTGTGGTCCTTTGTAAACCGGGAAGATAATGAAATATTCCATGGGCAAGATGGCTCATACCTGAGTTGACTCAGGTTCTTCCTCTTTGGCCAGGACTGTGGTCCTAGTGAGCAACCATAAGGACCCTCATGACGCACTTTCCTTCTGCTGTAGGCGAGTTTAGTGTGAGCAGCCTTGGAGCGTGGGCTTGGGTTCCTCTCAAACAGCTCGCTCACCTCTCAGAGAAAGTCTTTTTAATTCTGTCCTTGTTGGATAACATTTGTATTTGATCTAATGATCAACCTAGTGATCTAGTAGTGAGGCAGGGGAAGTCTTTGCTTACGTCAGTATCCTGGTCAGGTGAGTGGATGACACACGGCTATGACATCACGACCCACCTGCTTGAGTCTCCCTGTACCTTACATTACAGGTGTCCAAATCGTGGCACCTGTGTTGGAATGTGTAGCCAGAGGCAGAGAGGGACTGGAGACAGATGCGGGGCCGGAGATGTGGCCACCATACCTGAAGACCTACCCCATGGGAGCTGTTATGGAGATACGTGATCCCCACTGGCCTCAGAAGGAGGGAGGTCGGGCAGCTACGTGGGACAGCGCAGGAGACGATATATTTGTGTTGATGACGGCACAGATCTTCCTGATTCTCGGCTTGATTGTGGATCCCATGTTCTCCTTTTCCAGCCTGTTTCATGAGCTACAAAAGCCAGGCTGAAGCAGACTAAATAATCTGATCAGATACCCAAGCAACTGGTAGCCGGGGCTTCAAAACCGCTGCTGTGACAGTCCCAAAGATTCGTGACTCTTGGCAGGTACATAGTGTACATGTGGCAGCTCAATAGTTgtagaacagcaaaaaattgGCATGGGACCAACAATAATTAAACCAAACGCCGCATTCTGTAACAATAGGCTCCATGCGCAGGCTGACTTCTGGAGTTATTACAAAGCATACGACGTTGGAATCtggaacacaatttttttttctccatatctGTAACAGCTGTATATTCTAAAACGTTCAAATCAGAGCGGCAACCCCCAAAACGTATCAGCGCAGGAGGACTAGTCATCAAGATGCATTATCAACCACATGAGAACATAACTTCAATAGCAGCCATTGTTTAACCTCACTGAGAGCTTAGTAGATacgcggaacagcctcccagcagaagtggtagaggctaatacagtgagggggggttaaacatgcatgggatagacatacggctcctgaatctaagacgaggtcCTAACAGCAGGGGCGGCTAGATCCTCCCGATCGTGACCTTGGACTGCTGCTTTATATACAAAGTGACATCATCTTATGTCATAATACAAAACATGTATGTATTCAGGTAaacagttatttttattaaccaCCAAATAGAGCTTTATGAGTCAGCAGCTGCGTTGGGAAATAAAACGTTGCGTCCGAATAACGAtctgggggaattttttttgggTTTGAACATCACAGTGTTTCTCTTGGACTCCTCGAATTCTTCCTGTTTTGCCTCGCCGGAGAGAAAGGTGTGTCCTCATCCCTCAAAAGGATAACACAATCACGTGGACGTCCCGGCTGTCATTTGCATGAAAGAATATCTGCCGTGCGGACCGAGAGGTTCGAGCTGCAGAAACACCCGGTGGATGAGAAAGAGAAAGCAAGGAACTAACGGAAGCGCTCTGACCTCCGGAGACCATAAAAAAGCCCGAGATATAGCCGCGCGCATGGAAAAGACAGGAAAACCCAACCGTTTctggaaaaaagggaaaaccgCCCCAAATTCTCACCCCGAAGCGGTTTGCCTTCTATCGAACAACcgcaaaaaaacaaccaaaaacagTAAGATTGTGAAGCGGCTGGGAGAAGAAATCAAGATGTGTGTGGAGAGCGCGTTGAAAATCCCAAGAAAATACTCAAAGAAGCGTTCCTCCAGCCCAAGTTCTGGGCGAGAGACGCCGAAAGGTaggaaaaacactaaaaaaattgTTCGTTTGTAGCAAAAGGGTGAACGTAAGCCACCTTCAAACATATGGAACGTAGGGAGAGGTTTCTTAACGCCTCCAGAATTTATAGGGTTAAACAATtctacttttgtttttaattaacaaaataaaaaaaaaaaagagaatcgaAAAagggttagcgtgtgtgttgGTTGGAAATGAGCCATTCCCATCgcaaaagcatatattttttatatatctatatttgtcTTGTTTTCAGTAGAAAGGATAGATTTTAGGGAATTAAATAACTGCCTTGACGCTTAATATTATAGCGCCAACGTGTTCCGCAGCGCTGCATGGTGGAGGTAAAACCGCACACTGAACATCAAATGATTTCAAGAAAGtaaagagaagaaaagggatattaaccccttaaggacaatgggcggtccctaaacccattgaaaacaatgcattttgtcattaaggggttaactcgGCTAGGGACCCGTTAGGCAAGGGAGGGAAACCCTGTGTAGGGAGGAAGGGGTGGGAGAAAGGCTAATGGAAAAGCTTAATTACCCCAGCATACAGCAATGTAGCTCAGCATTGATGAAAAACCATGTCATGTGACTttctctgctcaaacaccacactgagctgatgctttacggtaacgctaatgaagtccgttcctccatagactttcattaaatGAACACAGTGATTAACACAGAGGTATTCTATTGCTTAGCACAACAAGGAGACTAGGGTGCGTCCGGTGGGGGCGTTCTCCATCAATGCTCAGATAGGATATGGATGAGGGTAGCCAACAGGCAGCGCTCCATCTCTTATGGTCCATTGCGTTCCATGATGTCTGAGAATAGTATGCATGCTTCATAAGACTTGAAGTTCCACAACAGCTGGAGGTCCACCTGGTTGGCCCCTCTAATATGGGTGATTTCTGAATGTAAAATTCTATGTGTTACTACTTCAAGCTATTGATAAACCACCAGGAACATGACTGATCATAACCAATCAATCAATGATCGTAACGATAGTTTGTAATATTGAATATTTGTTTGTGAATTCTTTTAGATGAAGCCTTCTCCGAGCTGGTGGAGAAGAAGCGCTATCTTCATGCTTGTGACCTTATTTCTCAACTAGAGACAGATGATGTTGAAACTGTAGGTGACATGTACCAGGTCCTAGCCGGAGACATGTGGAGGACCGTGCAGACGGCCCTTACCGGTGACAACGGTCACGCCGAGGAGCTTAAACCGGTGGCAGACTGTTTGAAATGGGCAAGGAAGCAACGGTGGGCAGAAGGATCAGAATGGAGTCCTAGATCCTGGGATAAGGATTTGGAGAATCTCCTCAAAGAACATATCAGACAACAACTCCCGGCGTTTGTTTGCGATGCGAAGACGAAACCAAGCATCAGAAGTCACTTAGAAGACTTGGAGAGAACAACTTTACAGATCATAGAAAGAGACAGGCCACGTCTTGGAGATCTCTTTATGGACTTTGCCAAATGCTTGGCCGTCTCCGTGCTCCACCACCTCTCGTCGCTGGCAACGGGAGATTATAGTTACGAAGAATGTGTGCTTTTGTACAGATGGGGCTGTGAGGAGCACAGGAGGTAGGCAGCGATTGGGAAACATACGCCGTTATAAAAAGCCAAGGATATAGTTGTATGTTCTTCTAGAACTCTTATATGTTCTAAACATAGAAACACGGGATTTGATAGCAAATAAAACCGATGTGGAGCTTTTAGGTAAAGTAGTGCACTAAAAATGCGAAAATGCGTTATGGCGGCCCAGCTCAGCAGATGTTCAGTAGGGTGGAATAAATGATTCATCTGAAAACTTtcagtttagtaaatacatttctgaaacaaagaagtcattaaacatagaatttcattATGACCACCTCGCAAAGCGGGGTCCTTGAAAagcttatatattgtttattaaaatgatgtTCAGTGGCCTAGTCTGGCCAACTAGGTCCAGGGCCTAAGGCAGTAGGCCCAGGGGGCGCCCAACCGGCCCATAAACACTACGGGGGCCTCTGCCATGTTGACACCATCCTCCATAGTTTCGTTCCGCACCATGCTTCCTTTAAAAGGGGGgttccaggatatgacatcatatcccgacgACCAGTAGAAAGGACACTGGtgcgcgcgtgtgtgtgtgtgtggggggcgaCAGATGGCGCTGTCCTGGATTAGGTCTGGGGCAGCACCAAAGGCAAACACTCCACTGGGAATAAACAATGTTTCTTATATGTTTCTTAAAATTCCATTTTGGACTCTCTTACCCACCTAGGGGTtaacaggctttttttttttaactaaaaattattttaactaaAAATGATTCCACCCCAGAACTTTTTTATAGTATTGATTGACTATGTTGAATGTTCACTTTGGTGAATAAAACTAATCTAGCGTTCCGTGTTAGCGAATAAACAATAGAGGTCGTTCACATCTTTGGTCAACGTCGTCAGACTAGATTTTCATGTCTCTATTtcacacagcaaaaaaaaaaaaaaaaattaaaaaaaaatttaaaaaaaatcagaaattaGAAGCCGTTTTGTGGTTTTGATGGATTTCCCACAAAACAATTCACACGATGGGGATTTCCACGCATCATGTGCCTTGTTTTATATCCTATTTATGGACCAAAGAGAAAGAAATTTCTTTTTAGCACGCCATGAAACACGACTTTTCCAACGTACATtccaataataacatttattaactTCCAATGTAATTAATAAccatttattaactttatttaattaacattaataacatttaattatttctctGCTGCTCACTATTTACTTGTTGGCCACTGTGGTTTGGAAAATCCGATATTTTGCAACGTTAAGAAAGTTTTCAGAATTTTAGAACTGTTACTAACACTAAAAGGCtacttatttttatgtaaacacCCATTTTTTTCCTATTGAATTGGATAGCTCCCAAGTGTTCCGGCTTTGGAGGGCAGTCCCAATATTTTTTAGTTCCAAAGTCGTTCATCACTGGTGTTTATGTTTATTCAGCAACAAACTATTAAGTCGATCTCGGCAACGACTACTACTTAAGAAAATTAAGCAGAGGCCAGGGCGGTCCCTTGACATCGCTTGCCacatattttcatgttaaagtCACTTTGGAGTCCATTTTCCACGGGCACcggtgcattttactgcatgcaaatcagtCCAGAAATGATTTCCTTATTAGGCTTCATCTTTCTCATTTGACTCCGCCCCCAAGCtgtctctactgaaagcaggaagcatgtGTAAGTACACCtattgcacatgctcagtagcgctcCCATTTTACTGAAAGGGGAGCTAAAGTCAATACAGTAGAATGCATGGCCGTCCACGGGAAACatctataacaaaataataaataataaaacctgACGGACTAAAATGGGGCAAATATAGAAGGAAGGACATTCTTATCTTCTCCAAAGTTTATGCAAAAGAGTATTGGtagtacaaattaaaaaaaaagtatattatcaacatttttgttggttttaaatCACAGACAGCGCAGGTATCTGGCGGAGTCTGAGGACTTTGATCACTTGCTGTTTGTCGGTTGGTTCGGTGACAGTAGAAACAAAGTGACGTGCACGGGAAAGGTGAGTAACAACTACAGTTTGCTACGTTACTTCTGTGTTCTAGCCACATTCTTCCAATCGGGGGCCAACGACTTCGTAGATAGAACCGCAAAGCATTACAACGACACAAGAATGAGTCCGACGCGGGTTACATCGTAAACGCGAACGCTACACGCAGCCAAACTGTATCACTAAAAGAACGTAAACCTTTATTCCAGAAAACCATTGGTAACGTCTTGCGTGAGATCCTTCAAAAAGAGATCGTGTGGAATACGCAGCCAGACGATGAGCCGGGATTCTACTTCCATGATATCCTAAAGGTAAACACGCTTCGTGGAGAAGAACCTCCTCGCTCCTTCTGGATC encodes the following:
- the LOC128505132 gene encoding uncharacterized protein LOC128505132 translates to MKEYLPCGPRGSSCRNTRWMRKRKQGTNGSALTSGDHKKARDIAARMEKTGKPNRFWKKGKTAPNSHPEAVCLLSNNRKKTTKNSKIVKRLGEEIKMCVESALKIPRKYSKKRSSSPSSGRETPKDEAFSELVEKKRYLHACDLISQLETDDVETVGDMYQVLAGDMWRTVQTALTGDNGHAEELKPVADCLKWARKQRWAEGSEWSPRSWDKDLENLLKEHIRQQLPAFVCDAKTKPSIRSHLEDLERTTLQIIERDRPRLGDLFMDFAKCLAVSVLHHLSSLATGDYSYEECVLLYRWGCEEHRRQRRYLAESEDFDHLLFVGWFGDSRNKVTCTGKKTIGNVLREILQKEIVWNTQPDDEPGFYFHDILKEASKLTKAVEDLGETLVSDVQGVLRAEFLHFVTRYNVFLEEKIEGNVSGNQISTSLRVLKNCQILRTMLDNLGKLPEDKSHEMTEIPVIINKCERRGVRLLCAALRSAMKKPFQTYFQENDNQYKNILQDFKKRWERTGFQYNKQLVEAVHQAVVGLYIQTFIGCSKRICENKGEMFTNGGKFLQNAFQNLCNGDLLLDDPMDYISQILNSQDAESLQTTVFFFCNNHPDLREEHLKAIMKIKGNLNPKEKEQFLYYLKERKNDLQEERVSFFEDIEVKPSKCCCVC